The Brachypodium distachyon strain Bd21 chromosome 4, Brachypodium_distachyon_v3.0, whole genome shotgun sequence nucleotide sequence AGAATTATTGACATCGATTTGGCGAAGGTGCCACCGCTTGGAGATGGCCACGGACAAGACGAGGCGAACGGTGGCTGGCTTGACCACCGGACTGAATGTGTCAAGGTAGTTGATGCCAGGGCACTGCGTGAAACCGCGAGCGACGAGCCGCGCCTTATATTTGTTGATGGAGCCGTCGGGCTTCTCCTTCACTTTAAACACCCACATGCAGCTGACGACATGCTAGCCGGGAGGATGGGGCACGAGACTCCATGTGCCGTTGTCCTGCAGGGCTGAGAACTCCGCCTCCATCGCAGCACGCCAGGCTGGTTCGGTGAGGGCAAGACGATGTGACAACGGTACGGCGAAGAACGCGTGCCGGTTGGGGTCGTACCGGATCGTACCATCCGTGGGCGCGGATGTTGTTAAGCGTTCTTCCGCATATGCTTGTGAAGAGCAAAGTAAGGCGATAGAATGAAGATGCTTCAGAATGTTTGCTTTGAGTTTTATATCCTTACGGGCCTGCCGGTAGATGATAAGACAGGCGCAAGGTCAGGTGACACAGGACCAGAAGGGAATTTCCGATTATACTTCAGCGTTACTGCTCATCTTACAAATTATTCCGAGTTTTCTTACAACAGCAACTAACAACTAAGTGCCTGGGTGGGTATGACTTCGCGATGACCTCATACGCCATGGAGACGCCACCGCAGCTGCGGCCGCTCGAAGCTGCGCCCGCCtgacgctgccgccggcccACACCTTCCGCCTGCGGCGCCTCCTCTATCGCGGGGGCTGTCCCGCCGCCTTCGAGGTGTCCGGCCACCGGCTTCAACGAAGGTCGTGGTCGCCGCCGTGCCCGCCTGGATCCTCTGTTCCAATCACCGACGCCCTGCTCCAAGGCATCAGGCTGgcgccaccacctccgcgctTCTCCCAAGTCCTCACGTGCTCCTCCCCCGATGCCGTAAGATGCCCTGAGGATTAGGGTTTCCGTATTCTCCTCCTTCGGCGCAAGCGGACGAGGGAGGTGGAACCGGGATCGAAACGCTTCGATCTGAGTTTAGAGCGACGAGAATCGTGCGCTGGGCCGAGGGCCCGGCCGCCTGGGCCGAAAATTGTTTTTctagtatttgttttattttcttgacaGTTTTGTCCTTTCACTTTTTTCTCAAAAGTAGTTTGATAGCCTAATCAATTTTAGTTGGCGGCTTCTTCAGAAAGCTCGGGGAGTGCAGTTTCTCAAAGAAGCTGGTtcagaagccgaaaagaaccgGCCCTTAGTCATCTTGGTGGTTGCAGCTTCTCTAGCAGGTGTTTTATGTTTATAAATGTCCTATTCAATCTTCACTTGTCAAATTGATCAAGCAAAATGTATGAAAGTTTTTGACCTTACTATCAGTAAACCGAAGTTATTTGTTACAGCCAAATTAAAAGAGACCACGAATCGGAGAAATTTAATTCTACTTTCTTGTCAAACTGActtttctcctccctctttTATTCTACTTTCTGTATATCGTCCTTTTCTACAACAGAGGAGACCAGTAATCAGAGAAATTTTAAGAACTGCAACAGAAAGAACAGAGGATAGCTCAGGGCTGCTGGGTTAGTGTACAGCCAGAGGCAGGATGGACACATGGGAAGATGGGAGGCGAGGCTGCCGGTGGCCGCAAACCCTAGCGCTGATCCATAGGTGTTGTGCACCTGCCCTGTTGCGATCGAGCAACACTTTGCTCCCGATTGTACCTGCGGGATTTATTCGGTCTCTGTTTCATATACCATGTAGTTTCCACCTCAGTGTGCTTTATGGACAGGTTCATTGAAGTGGGCATGTCAAATTTAAAATTAACGAAGCTGCtcgttttgagaaaaaaacaatacaTATATGCATCGTGCATTCCTTCCTTGATTTATGCATAGGCATAGTGAAGACCTTTCATCCGCGTAAATATCTCCAGACTATAGTTAATTTAAGATAAATGTTCATCATATCAACCACAATGACACACATGCTTCAGGAGTTGTCCGCtgtatatatatgatgcagcGTGGAGTGTGTTTTCTCATTTCTCTTCTAAATGGAACACAAAGAGATGAGGGGCTAACTAGAAACATTTACACTACGGCAGTACTTTGTTTTAGATAAGAGACCTCTACAAAGATGTGTGCAGCCTTAATCTGTTATTAGTTTTGACTATATAAGCAATCCAAGAGAAAATACAAGGGGGAGGCTAGCACCATGCACATTTACCCTGCAAATGTACGAAGAAATAATGATCCTAGATTGAGATTGGGAGACATTGGGAAGAAACGGTGATGTGAGGCTGCAATCTACTGTTCGTTGCTCAAAGTTGACTATGTTCTACATTCGTTAGGAGCAACGAGACTTATTTGCTGAACTAGGCAATAGAAAGTTCGAAGTACCTTTATCTTACTATGTTCTACACTCTACTACCATCTACACGCCAGCCAAAATGTAATTTGCTTAAAAATTAGTTAGTTTCAGATGGATATGCATGCATAGTAATGCGAGAAGCACATCCGCGTTCGACATTAACTAgtagaagagagagaaatattGACTGCGCTAGGTGACCATGAACAAAAAAGATGTCATATATAAGGGATGCAATATGAAGAACAAATGCGTCCATGTCAGAATTTATTATAAAATGGAACTGATGCAATCATTTAAATGAGCATGTGCCACTGGTTTTCAGATGTGCATAATCAATTCTTTCACTTCTCGTGTACATGGATATATATACTACCCCCATGGTCACTTGATTCGATCAACAAGCTCAATTCCCTGGTTAATCCGCACTTAACATTTGAACATTTTACTATATTAAATAAGTAAATTTAACGGAACCATATTTTTCGGTGCAGTCTTCTCACGGAATCAaaatttttgctaatttgtccaagaaccacacattttgagtcTAATAGTCTCAACCAAAACAGATAATTAAGCTTGTTTGACACGCTTTCTTACATGTGAGGAcatgggccccacctgtcagatgCCACGTCGGCCAAAACACGACATACGGTACTTAGTGGGTAGGACGTGCCCAGAAGACTATAGACTATATCCGTGCAGACAATTAACTAATATTGCATatgtgtgcatatatataagcTGCTAGCTATCTGTACATCACGTAGAAGTCACCAAAGCTCTACTGATGGATCGACACAAACTTTAATTTCATTGGTTCCAAATATTCGCACGGGTGAGAAAATCAGAGTTCGGAGGTGCTAGCTTGCGACCAGGGGATATGAGGTGTCGGGAAAGAGACCATAGGGGATAGGAAGCGCGGTTTAGATGCAAAATTGGGGAGGCGCAGTGTAGATGCTGGATGATGCGGCGGTCGACCACATGGGGAGGGGCGGTCCTGTTCGAGGAGGTGGCAGGGAGGTACCTAGGAGAAGCAGATCGGCGTGGGAACATTAGGACTGTGGTGTGTGGGACTAGCGGTTGAGATGCACCAGGATGATGGCCAGAGATCGAGAGGGGTGGCCGCGTGCGTGCTGGAAGGGAAGGAGGGATTTGGGCGTGATAGTATGGCGTACGGGGGGAAGAAAGGCATTTGGAGAACATCAGCGTCTCTTTGGCTGCGAGTCTAGGTCtttgttttttaaatatttggCTATCTGTATTCATTATAGAAAACTTCCTAACACAGAATGAAAGGACGTTGAGGACcggtttgaaaaaaaatgggaTGTTGGCAAGGCAAGTTACTCTCATATGGAGATCGCTTTGTGGTTATTAATTCTGTTCTCACAAGTATGCCAATGTTTATGTTGTCCTTTCTTGAAATATTTAAAGGGGTCCGAAAGCGTCTTGATTTTTATAGAtcccgatttttttttggcaaagtGATGAGCATAAACGAAAACATCGTTTAACAAAGTGGAATATTATTTGTcgtcctaaaaaaaaatgggggTCGGGTATTGAGATTTTAGATACTAAAAATGTGTGTGTATTCAGCAAATGGTTGTTGAAGCTTCTTAATGAGGAGTGTATGTGGCAAGAGTTGCAACATAATAAATATTTTCATTCTAAAACTCTTTCTCAAGTTCAGGCTACGGCCGCTGACTCCCCATTCTGGAAAGGACTAATGTGAGTTAAGACTGCCTTTTTTAATCGAGGTTTGTTTATTGCTGGAAATGGAATGAGCACTCGTTTTTGGGAAGATACATGGCTAGGTGATATACCTCTTGCGCAGCAATATCCATCATTATATAATATTGTGCAACGAAAAAGTGTTTTGGTTGCGACTGTTGTGTCATCTATTTTCTCTAAATATTGGCTTTAGACGTACAATGACAGGGAATAAATGGACATCATGGTTGCATTTAGTCCACCGTTTAATGATGGTTCGCCTTTCTGCCGATCCAGATTCTTTTACCTGGAAACTAACTACCATTGAGGTATTTACGGTTAAATCTATTTATAGAGACTTTATGGATGGGCAAGCTGTTTTTCCTCAGAAGTATTTGTGAAAGATTAAAATACCTTTGAAAATCAagatttttatgtggtttcttTATAGAAAAGTGCTGCTCACCAAAGACAATCTTGCTAAGCGTAATTGGGACGGGTGTAAACAATGTTGTTTTTTGCGGATTAGAAGAAACTATCCATCACTTGTTTATAACATGTCCATATGCTCGTCTTGTGTGGTGAACTATTCATGTAACTTTTAATTTGCCACCTCCAACCAATGTCACAAATATGTTTAGGAATTGGTAGAACAGTGTCGataaaaaactaaaagctttgttgggctatttggaaTAGCCGAAATgatattgtgttttttttaggaacagcGCCGGTTAAATCTATTTTTTGTTGGGCTAAATCCTGGAATAATTCAGGAAAATGTGACACCCACGTCAAGTCTGGGACTTAgaacctgggtgggctggttccaccacaaggaaccagatCTTCACaatgatattgtttttaatAAGACTAGAGTGGTTAATTTTCTGCAGGTCATCTACAAAGCCACTCATTGAATCCATTTGTGGTATTTTTTTCTACTCTCTGTGGACGAACGAGAGCTTTTGGATACTGGGTGCAACCGTCTGGAGACGGTTACTCGGTATATCTTCAACCGGGGTGGATGCCGATTCACTATTAAAATTCTAGCtacatgatgcatatgcattTTTTGTATCATCATCTATTCCGCTGGCTGATTTTTGTATCAACTTTGTGTGATCCTTAAATTGTAATATTGTGGCACTGAACTTCGTAATAAAGTgactgtgtgcatcgattaaTGCAGAGACcagggttttccccttttcgaaaaaaaaaagctagctTGCAACTAGGGGATAGGAAGTGTTGGGAAAGAGATGATAGCGGATAGGAGGTGCCGGCCTCTGTTGACTCCGTAGCATTTCATCCTTCCAATATTGACAGTAGGGATTGTCTTCACTTCCAATATTGACAGTAGGGATTGTCTTCTCTAAAATTATGATCGGTGTGAAAGATCGAAGTCGCCCCTGCAGTTTTAGTAGTGTGGATTTCTGTGGATCCCAATTTGCATTTCCAATAGCTCATCAAATACGCAGTCAATGTTTTGGCTCACCAACGGTTCAATGGGCCATCCCTGTTGATCCGGGAGCCATCCTTCGGCTTTCGATACTAGCGCTATCAAATCTGCAGTGTCAATGGGATTTCTTACATGCAGCTAGCTACCCAAATGGTGAATATATACACCATATCTTCTTAATCCAAGAACAATCCCATGAAAACACTATAGTCAGTCAACTGGACAACCCATAGGTGGAGTGCCATTTTTACTACAAAAAAGGTAAGCAGAGTATATTCAtgctgcaggaaagggagcgTATACATTCATGAAATCAGTCAACTTGATAATCCATAGGTGGAGTGCCATTTTTGTTATATAAAAATGTAAGCAGTGTATATTCATGTTGCAGGAAAGGGAGCGTATACATTCATGTAGTCAGTCAACTGGACAATCCATTTGGCTACTGGCACACGTGGAACAGCGAGGAAAATGCTGCTAATTTTAGGTCACTTTCCTATCCCTTTTATCGCGATCTGAAACAGTAGTCGATCACTTAACACCGCAAGAACAATATAAATGGATATACTTTAAGGCAGAACATAACTGTATTTCTGGAAAATCGAAATATCGATAAAAGATAAACTGTACAAAATGTCCACGTATACATAGACTCCAAAAATGTACGTTTCAGACAACAACTTTAGGCTTATTATCATGCAACAGAAAATATTAGCTGTGCTGTGTTTTAAATGGAAACCCTGATTTATGTAGGAGACACGTAAAATAAATCCATTTAGCTTTTTCCCTTTCGTTTCTATAGTACTACTTCTATAATAAAAATAGGAGAAATATCCCCTGAAAACTCTTGTTaggtgcaaacttgcaaacttctATCATCAGCCATCGGATCTGCAACGTGCGGCCCAGATGAGAGGTGGGTATCAAACACATCACTTAAACGCAGTTTTGCATTAATACCCCTGCCTAACTCCCACCTTCAGCACATACGAGGAGGAAACAACGATTCGTCCTCTCGTCTTCCCGTTCCTCACCTGACGTGACCTTGGATATGGACGCCGGTGAGCCACCCATCTCCTCGCGACGGCAGCAGGCGACCACCCCTCTCCTTGCAAAGGCTGACGGCGCCCCATCCCTCTCCTCAGACGCCCCACTCCTATCCCGTCGAGGGCAAATCAGAGGCCACGATGGTGCTGCCCCCACCCTACGACAGAGCGCGATGGCGACCACCTCGACGTTGATtgcctggtggtggtggtggcgctgCCCCGAGCAACAGAGACGGTACATCTACTTTCACCCTTCCgcgtggtgctgctgcccCGGGTGACGGCAATTTGGGCTGAATTTTGGTGTTTTGCCGTACTGAATTTGTGTATTTTGATGTGCTGAATCTGCTGTACTGAAAGTTTGTGTTGTTCTACTAGAACTGAATTAACGCGAGCAATGGTCGATTTCTTGCTGTAACTTTAGAATTTTGGATGTACTTGCTGTCTTAGTGTACCCGAATCATGGCGTACGTGCCCCTCACTGCAATCATGGGTTCCAAGCTAAGGAAAGAACAATCAAAGAAATCACTTGGGTGGTACTCCCAACGTCCGTGTTTAGCAGAGAGCAGACATAGGATCAGGAGGCATCACGTCCAGCGGCGGGCTCAACAACACGTCCGGCGGAGTGACCGGCAGCACGTACGGCGTACGGCAGGCGATGAGTCATAGACGGCTGCAGGCGCGGCATCTTCGCCAGCGGCggatgcagcagcagggccTGTCGGGCGCTACAGCATGGCCGGCGGAGGGCGTGCAGAGCACCCGGACGGTGCCGGCGGAGGGCTACCCGTGCTCTTCAATGGGGCATCAGTGCATCACGGCCGGCGGTCGAACGAGTCCTTGTTTCCGTCACGGCAGCGTCAACGAAGAAGATGAATggcttttcattttcttttctttttgaaagcGACTTTTCATTTTCTTAGCTGTGAATCGTTTTTTCCGTGCTGAAGGTGGGAGTTAGGCAGGGGGTTTATTGCAAAACTGTGTTAAGTGATGTGTTTGATTCCCACCTCTCATCTGGACCGCACATAGTAGATCTGATGGCTCGGAACcaaagtttgcaagtttgcacctAACAAGAATTTTCACTGGATATTTGCCCATAAAAAAATATGCCTAAACTTGCCTTTTGCGAGCAAGAAGCATAACACTCCTATTTATCCTCCCTCGCAGCTCAACACTTCTCTTGGTCCGGTGACTCTTTTAAAATGGTGGAGGTTGATGCTGTACAGGTCCAATTAATCCACAACTTTCGGGTCCACAATTCATGATAAGATTTGTCGGACAAAATAGCAAGAGACTTGTGAAAAAACATAGATAGATTTTGATAAGGAATTTGTATATGGAAGAATTCATGATACATGTTTCTTGTGTTATTTCCCCATGAAAATAACTGCATTTTCTTATTCTATATGTTAGCATTGATTGGAGACCATTAATCAAACGGGATTTATAatgagcgaacgttcgctcttTAATCTCTCGGAACGAACACTCTATTGGTCATTCGATCGGAAAGATTACGGCTAGGATCGTGCCACGTGTCTTTTTGGGGTGGCAAGTTTAGATCCGTAGATGACAACTTTTAGTTATTTAGAGTGACAGTTTTAGCCTGTGAAAgcggcaactttagttctatACGGATGGAAACTTTGTCTCGTCGCGCTGAAAGACTAGAGAGGGAACGTTTTAGTTGTGTGagatggcaactttagttccgTGAGGCCGGCAACTTTAGTCTGTGatggtggcaactttagttctgcgAGGCTGGCAACTTTAACCGTCGCACCAGAAGGCTAGAGAGCGAACGTTCACTCTCTGTTCCATCCCTCAACCAAATGAACATCttccgtgcatgcatgcagtggtTGTTTTCAGAAAATCTTCCGCGCAGAGATATCTCATAAAACTATTAATTAATTCGAGATAAATGTTGGGCACGGGCACAACAAACCAGGTCATGCAGAGCAATTTCTAAGCATGCAAACcctctatttatttatttattttgaaggggACCCTCCATTTATTATACTTCATACTTCTACTTTCTCTCCAATATATGGTGCGGCGTGCCAGAAATATATGAAAGATGAGTAATAGAGAGAGATCAGAAGGCCTTGGGAGTAGGAGACACCGGGAAGGAAACTAGAGATGTGTAGTGTGGCTTAGGATGACTCCGCTGCCGCCACCTTGCAAAGTGGCCTCATCTTGCCCAACTTCCACACCGTTGCCGAATGGGGCTACCGGACACACGGGACTAATCCATCATCAAGGGGTAAATTTCGGCAGAGGCATCTAGATAGGCCTGGAAATGGTGCAGGTTAAACTGGATATAATTGTGCATATTCTCAGGCAGGCTTGGTCAGTGCGAGTTCAAATGGATGAAAGTAGAAAACGGATTGGGTTGGGGTTTGGAATAGTGTGGTCTGGTCTCAACCCGCACCCTCAACCTCAACCCGCGGGTTCAACCAGTGCCACGCTCACGGAATTCAGGCCATCTCATGGTTACCAGTGTCATTAGAGCTTGTGCTGCTTGAtaatgattttggagaagagAATGATCATCTGGATGAATTGTAAAGTCGTTTTCTTTTGTAGATGTGTTTTATTTCTTCCCTTTATGGATTTGTAGACTGATTGTTACCCTACGTCACTGCATCTGGGGATATTGCTGAATGTTTATGGACTTGTTCGAAGATTCTAAATCTAGAACGGCAGAGAATGTGAGCTAGGCAGCGACAACAAGACCTCTCTTCTCCCTTTCGCTATGTTTGAATCATCCGCACGCACAGGCAGTCATCAAACAGGCTTACAGTTGCTGTCAGGCTAGTAACCACGGTGCACAACATATGGCACTGAAAGATAAAGAAGAAATAGTTCCAAATCAATTATAATTACATTCTTGTACAGGCTGTTAGCGATATAAGTGCATGCATACCAACCGTCTCGTGACCCTTCCTATTCTTAGTGCCTTCCTATTCTTAGTGCCTCCTAGCTATAAATCAACACGTAATCGCCACCGAGATCAAGGTGAGCGTTCTACCAAACGATCAGTAAAGAGTAATTCCAGCAGACCAAGTGATAGAAAAGGATAAACCCAAAAGTCTTGCTGGGTAGTGATACTTAGACAATGGCCATCATTACAGAAGCTTATCATAAGCACAGAAGGCTTGCAAAAGCATCACAACCGAATATGCTTTCACGCAATCCTGGAACCATCAAACCATTGTCTTCTGTTCATATATACTCACCAGACCCACACGGAGGACCCATACTGAGTCAATAACGGATAAGATATcgtttttatttctttgtagATAACCTACCAATGACATTTATTGCAGAGAGTGATGCAATATTTATGACAATAAACACAACCACATTGATAGCATAAAACATGACAAAGGGAAATTGTCGACCTATGCGCCTCTTGACACGCCGCCGCCTTTGGAAGCAACTGCCTACCAGAAATCGCAAAATGCCTATAAGAGATCCAGGTGTTGCAAGGATTCCAAGCAACGTTATCAAGATGTACAACCCATAGTATATAAGCTGAGACAATGCAATATTCATGGGATTCTTGTGGCTCATCACCGCGACTATAGCCGCAAAGAAGCCTAGCATCATGCTATTCAGTGAGAGCCAAAGAAAGTGCAACGAAACCATGAACCCGATCCATGAGCGATGAGAGCGCGAAGCTCTCCCGTTTATCAACAGTATCGTTGCAACCACAGAAGTGGTCACGGCAATGGTGTCCAGCACGAGGAAGGCATCATACAACCAATCTCCACTCAGATTTGCCTTTCCATCAGATCCATATGATCCAGGCACGTTAAACGCTGCCGAGAAGGCGACGGTCGCCACGAGTGTGGAAACAACCGCGAGGTTGTTCGATATTTTCTCTCGCCATTTCATGATGTCTTGACCGTTCCACTTTTGAATATGGTCTTGCCTCTGTGGCTTGAATTGTGCTCCAGAGACATATAATTTCACCACTAGCCTTACCTGCATATTGGTAGAGACAAGTCTATATGTACTTGGCTTTACGTAACAATACTACTAATATGCCAAGCACGCGGCAAGAAAATATTCTCCAACTGAGAAATCTGTTGCATAAAAAATCAAAGATGGAAAGGTCAATTACCATTGAGGAGAAACCTGTTGAACTCTGTACAAGGTCAAGCGGGGTACGGCCAGAATTGTTCATAATGTGGCCTTGCACTTTTCCACTCGATAACAACTTGGAGATAACCTTGTGCTCTCCTGCAACCACAGACAAATGGAGCGGCGTATTCCCTTCCTTGTCTTGTGTGTTCAAGAGATGTTCCAGCATCCTGTTCTTTATAGCATATGACACGACGGAAGAGTGGCCATTCATAGCCGCCGCGTGCAGAAAGCTTTTGCCCTGGTTATCACGAATATCTGCACAAGCAGGGTAGAACTGCAGCAACAGACGGACAGCAGCTACATGGCCCATCCGTGCTGCAGCGTGCAAAGCTGAGAGGCCATCGCTATCCTGCAGGTATGCAGTGCTAGGTGCTGAATGGTTCAAGATCGCTTTGACGATTGAGCAATCACCGTCAGATGACGCAAAATGGAGTGGGCTGCTCTTGTTTATGTCCAGGTTGCTAGCAAGTTCTGGCCTCCATCGCAAAAGCAAAGAAACCATTTCTGCATATAGTGGAATGTTTCATTATTTTGGCATGCTTCCTGGGTGTAAAAGGAAACAAATTCAAGCAGCAATAcctttcatatatatatatatatatatatatatatatatatatatatatatatatatatatatgaaagCTGTTTTAGATAGTGATAGTTGGCTGTTAATATATCCACACTTGGTCAAATTCCAATCAACACTTAATAAATCTAACCACATACTTATAGTGACATGATAGCAGCAATGGTTTGCTGTTAATATATCCACAGCAATATCCTATTCATCCCATAACACGGCCTGAATTAATTTTGTCTGGCACGTCTCCATGCGCTGATGGTTAGCTTAGTCCTGTATACGAACGTCGCGGTTCCATTTGCAGGATTTGCATCGCTACAAATTTAATAGCAGAAGCTGACCTGTGACTGAGAGGTGCTTATCTCGATAAGTTTTTAATAATGTTAATTTGACCTTTCTATGGCTGGTGTTGGTGTGTACATACACCCAAAAAGTCTACACGCTTCATGCCAAAAATGGTCAACTTCTCATCCATCAACGTGTCCACATTCTACATCACTTCCATTAATCCAGTTTGAATGCTGGTTTTCTTTGCTCGACGAATCACACCACTGCCTTGTTCAAGTCAACTTTTGTGggtcacaaaaaaaaaaggaaaaccatcGTTGACAGCGAGCCCCTAAACTCTATGCAATGTAGTTAAAAATGTTGGCAGCAAATGTTTAATTTGCAGGTCTGGTAGATATAATTTGGTTAAACTAACCTGAACTTTGGAGAACAGCGGCGTGCAGAGCATTTTGTGAATCCGGCCCAGAAACCGAAGCATCGCCCTCCGAGGCAATGATTTCCCGGACAGCGTCAACCGACCTGCTCATGACCGCGAGGTAGAGAGGCGACACGCCGGCGCCATCCAGCTCTGCCACCATCTCTGGCGCAAGCCTCACGAGCCTCTCCACCGCTGCGCCATGGCCATGCCTCGCGGCCAGGTGCagagccgtgtccccggcatcGTTCCTCCAGCAGAGAACCCCGCGGAGCCTTCCTTCTTCCACGCTATCATCTCCACTGGCCGACCGGACAATGGCATCCATGGCATCGGCATGGCCGGCCCTGGCCGCGCCATGCAGCGGCGTCTCCAACGACTTGTTCACGGAGCAGAGGAGGGAGCTGTCCCGGCGGCAGAGCTCCACGATGAGGGCGCAGTGGCCC carries:
- the LOC100846440 gene encoding ankyrin repeat-containing protein At5g02620, coding for MEHGTRIVSCKDECLFMCSNLYNAAFEGHTHKVTGLLEGNISHSLQAGHHHGQHGSRSSCSAKEVTGELNTLLHIAAGQGHCALIVELCRRDSSLLCSVNKSLETPLHGAARAGHADAMDAIVRSASGDDSVEEGRLRGVLCWRNDAGDTALHLAARHGHGAAVERLVRLAPEMVAELDGAGVSPLYLAVMSRSVDAVREIIASEGDASVSGPDSQNALHAAVLQSSEMVSLLLRWRPELASNLDINKSSPLHFASSDGDCSIVKAILNHSAPSTAYLQDSDGLSALHAAARMGHVAAVRLLLQFYPACADIRDNQGKSFLHAAAMNGHSSVVSYAIKNRMLEHLLNTQDKEGNTPLHLSVVAGEHKVISKLLSSGKVQGHIMNNSGRTPLDLVQSSTGFSSMVRLVVKLYVSGAQFKPQRQDHIQKWNGQDIMKWREKISNNLAVVSTLVATVAFSAAFNVPGSYGSDGKANLSGDWLYDAFLVLDTIAVTTSVVATILLINGRASRSHRSWIGFMVSLHFLWLSLNSMMLGFFAAIVAVMSHKNPMNIALSQLIYYGLYILITLLGILATPGSLIGILRFLVGSCFQRRRRVKRRIGRQFPFVMFYAINVVVFIVINIASLSAINVIGRLSTKK